Below is a window of Undibacterium sp. YM2 DNA.
CTTTTTCTGATGGACGACCTTCACGCTTGAAGAAACCGCCAGGAATACGGCCGGCAGCGTAAGTTTTTTCCATGTAATCCACGGTCAGAGGAAAGAAATCCTGACCTGGTTTTGCATCTTTTTTTGCAACTACGGTTGCCAGTACAACAGTATCTTCTATGGATACCATGACCGCGCCAGAAGCCTGGCGGGCGATTTCGCCGGTTTCCAGTGTTACCTGGTGTTGGCCGTATTGGAAGGTTTTGGTAATTTTATTAAACACAATGTGTCCTTTCTATTTTGCCGACAGATTTTCAGGCGCTGTCGTTCACCTCACCACGAGCAATCCGCCTGGATTGCTTTTTGCCTGTTTTTTAATATTTACATCAAAAACCGGGCTAAAACTGGAAAAAACTAAAACTCTAGATGGACAAAAAGCCTGCGGCAGTTAACTGACGCAGGCTTTTTGCTACAAATCTTTTGCTAAATTCAGCAAGAATTACTTACGCAAGCCGAGTTTTTCGATCAGTGAGCGATAGCGATTCAGGTCTTTACCTTTCAGGTAAGACAACAGACTCTTACGACGGTTAACCATCATGATCAAACCACGACGTGAGTGGTGATCTTTAGAGTGAGCTTTGAAGTGACCATTCAGATCATTGATACGTGCAGTCAACAGAGCAACTTGCACTTCAGGAGAGCCTGTGTCGTTTTGACCACGGGCATTGTCCGCTACGATAGCGGCTTTTGCGTTTTTTTCGATAGACATGATTTTCCTTAACATGCGATAACAATAGTCGAATGGTATTAACTATAACCATACAAACCATCATTATCGTGACATAACAATTCCGCCGGAATGACGGAACGCG
It encodes the following:
- the rpsO gene encoding 30S ribosomal protein S15 gives rise to the protein MSIEKNAKAAIVADNARGQNDTGSPEVQVALLTARINDLNGHFKAHSKDHHSRRGLIMMVNRRKSLLSYLKGKDLNRYRSLIEKLGLRK